In Candidatus Paceibacterota bacterium, the following are encoded in one genomic region:
- a CDS encoding Fe-Mn family superoxide dismutase, with amino-acid sequence MHTYLEKKFKIPALAGISSNTITEHLKLYAGYVKHSNLILQKISELSATPEAAEKNVYAIGELRRRFGFEFDGMRNHEYYFAQFEGAPKQADQKSPLSKKIASVWGNFDAWFKEFNTLAMTRGIGWAILYYDPTADTLLNVWADEQHLGHLTGLKPILMLDMWEHSFMLDYPPSEKKKYVEAFFTNLNGEVVEERFAEAVGK; translated from the coding sequence ATGCACACCTATCTTGAAAAAAAATTTAAAATTCCTGCTCTTGCGGGTATTTCTTCAAACACCATCACTGAGCATCTCAAGCTCTATGCTGGATACGTCAAGCATAGCAATCTGATTCTGCAAAAGATTTCCGAGCTATCGGCTACGCCAGAAGCAGCGGAAAAAAATGTCTACGCTATTGGTGAGCTCCGTCGACGCTTTGGCTTCGAATTTGACGGTATGCGCAATCACGAATATTATTTTGCGCAGTTTGAAGGGGCGCCCAAGCAAGCTGATCAGAAAAGTCCTCTCTCTAAAAAAATTGCCAGTGTCTGGGGAAACTTTGATGCATGGTTTAAGGAATTTAATACCCTCGCCATGACTCGCGGGATTGGCTGGGCTATTCTTTATTACGATCCAACCGCTGATACTCTCCTCAATGTTTGGGCTGATGAACAGCATCTCGGACACCTCACCGGTCTCAAGCCAATCCTGATGCTCGATATGTGGGAGCACTCATTTATGCTGGACTATCCGCCTTCAGAAAAGAAAAAATATGTTGAAGCTTTTTTTACCAACCTCAACGGCGAGGTGGTAGAAGAACGTTTTGCAGAGGCGGTCGGTAAGTAA
- a CDS encoding ComEC/Rec2 family competence protein translates to MYYYMPIVSFCGAIVWADTHRFLLNKKFSLVLILLIGGIATFLLSFFFLPQAHFRFKKFLLFLLIIFIFVMLGIFLTWHALESHVKNGEAFLAQPITLEGIVVDDPELRAHNRRVTFSVETPFKATILVSTPIFSRNLSDLRYGDRLQLWGQLRNPVSFQSGDGRWFDYEEYLASQDVDYLFTARDGAIISRDNGNILKGQLLKFKKLFLGRLDELLPEPYSSLAGGLVIAGKRSLSADLQEKFKRVGIIHIVVLSGQNVTIVAEAMMQVFALLPTFIPKIFGSIAGALGIVLFSLMAGGSATVIRAVIMALIAVFARETSRSYNASRALWAACFIMLCVTPSLLLHNPSFQLSFLATLGLIIFSPPFEHLFRFLPEKYGIRPLVVATFSTQFATLPLLLYTTGGVSLVALPVNLLVVPLVPLTMFFSFVMGISAFVSVVLALPSVFAAYILLAFELGVVDVGSNLPYAYTILHPFSFGWSIGAYIFLLGAASGYHAFYLPTASAKRSSTTSPLRLVKKASTYFFFSEGG, encoded by the coding sequence ATGTATTACTACATGCCCATCGTTAGTTTTTGTGGAGCGATCGTATGGGCGGACACCCATCGATTTTTACTAAATAAAAAATTCAGCCTGGTTTTGATTTTATTGATAGGCGGAATCGCGACTTTTCTTCTTTCATTTTTCTTTTTACCTCAAGCCCATTTTCGTTTCAAAAAGTTTTTATTATTCCTTTTGATTATTTTTATCTTCGTAATGCTAGGAATATTTTTGACTTGGCACGCCCTTGAGAGCCATGTGAAAAATGGAGAAGCCTTTTTGGCTCAGCCTATCACTCTTGAGGGCATAGTGGTGGATGATCCAGAGCTCCGAGCCCACAATCGCAGAGTGACTTTTTCTGTCGAGACTCCCTTTAAAGCCACAATTCTTGTCTCCACTCCCATTTTCTCTCGCAACCTTTCCGATTTGCGTTACGGAGATCGTTTGCAGTTGTGGGGGCAGCTTAGAAATCCGGTGTCTTTTCAGTCGGGTGATGGCAGATGGTTTGATTACGAGGAATATTTGGCTAGTCAGGATGTTGATTATCTTTTTACAGCGCGAGACGGGGCAATCATTTCAAGAGATAACGGCAATATTCTTAAGGGTCAGCTTTTAAAATTCAAAAAACTTTTTCTGGGGAGATTGGATGAACTTTTGCCGGAGCCGTATAGCTCGCTGGCCGGCGGCTTGGTCATTGCTGGCAAGCGCAGCCTATCTGCTGATTTGCAAGAAAAATTTAAAAGGGTTGGCATTATTCATATTGTCGTTTTGTCAGGTCAAAATGTCACCATCGTGGCTGAAGCCATGATGCAGGTCTTTGCTTTGCTCCCGACTTTTATTCCGAAAATTTTTGGATCCATTGCCGGGGCTTTAGGGATTGTTTTGTTTTCCTTGATGGCTGGGGGCAGCGCCACAGTCATTCGCGCAGTGATCATGGCTTTGATCGCTGTGTTCGCGCGTGAAACTTCCAGATCCTACAATGCCTCGCGAGCCCTGTGGGCAGCCTGTTTCATAATGTTGTGTGTTACACCTTCGCTTCTTCTTCACAACCCTTCCTTTCAGCTGAGCTTTTTAGCTACTCTTGGTCTCATTATTTTTTCACCTCCCTTTGAACATCTCTTTAGATTTTTACCCGAAAAATATGGAATCCGGCCTTTGGTCGTAGCTACTTTTTCTACTCAATTTGCGACTTTGCCCCTGCTGCTCTACACCACTGGCGGAGTGTCTCTTGTCGCCCTGCCAGTCAATCTCCTAGTGGTGCCGCTCGTACCTCTGACCATGTTCTTTAGTTTTGTGATGGGGATTTCAGCTTTTGTTTCGGTTGTTCTGGCCTTGCCGTCAGTTTTTGCGGCCTATATTTTACTCGCTTTTGAGCTCGGGGTAGTCGACGTTGGTTCAAATCTTCCGTACGCCTACACAATACTCCACCCGTTTAGTTTTGGGTGGAGTATTGGGGCCTATATTTTTTTATTAGGTGCGGCGAGTGGCTATCACGCTTTTTACTTACCGACCGCCTCTGCAAAACGTTCTTCTACCACCTCGCCGTTGAGGTTGGTAAAAAAAGCTTCAACATATTTTTTCTTTTCTGAAGGCGGATAG